One Haloterrigena salifodinae DNA window includes the following coding sequences:
- a CDS encoding dipeptide epimerase, which translates to MTLETSFERRALSLEYPFGIARGTTSERDVVTVRIEDDDGTVGIGGAAPASHYGETVETVTAVLPDLLAIVEETGDPHQLERIEREMRETVRRNPAARCVVSIALHDLAAKRFDVPLYRYWGLDPGETLETSYTIGIDDTETMREKTETALERGYGTLKVKLGTDRDLEIVETIRSVAPDVRLFVDANEAWEPKEAVRKIERLAAHDLAFVEQPVPAENPEGLRYVSERSPLPIAADESCVTLEDIPRIADRCDIANLKLMKCGGLLEAKRMIHAARAHGLEVMCGCMTESNASIAAACHLAPLLDYADLDGSLLLADDPYDGVPMPGGRIDLAGLERPGTGAVRE; encoded by the coding sequence ATGACGCTCGAGACCAGCTTCGAACGCCGCGCGTTGTCTCTCGAGTACCCGTTCGGGATCGCCCGCGGGACGACGAGCGAGCGAGACGTTGTCACGGTCCGCATCGAGGACGACGACGGGACGGTCGGTATCGGCGGCGCCGCGCCCGCGTCCCACTACGGCGAGACCGTCGAGACGGTGACGGCCGTCCTGCCGGACCTGCTCGCGATCGTCGAGGAAACGGGCGATCCCCACCAGCTCGAGCGCATCGAACGCGAGATGCGCGAGACCGTCCGGCGGAATCCGGCCGCCCGCTGTGTGGTTAGCATCGCGCTCCACGACCTCGCCGCCAAGCGGTTCGACGTTCCGCTCTACCGCTACTGGGGACTCGATCCTGGCGAGACGCTCGAGACCTCCTACACCATCGGGATCGACGACACGGAGACCATGCGCGAGAAGACCGAAACCGCCCTCGAGCGCGGCTACGGAACGCTGAAGGTCAAACTCGGGACGGATCGGGACCTCGAGATCGTCGAGACGATTCGGTCGGTCGCGCCCGACGTCCGCCTGTTCGTCGACGCCAACGAGGCCTGGGAGCCGAAGGAGGCCGTCCGCAAGATCGAGCGACTGGCGGCGCACGACCTCGCGTTCGTCGAACAGCCAGTCCCCGCCGAGAATCCCGAGGGACTGCGATACGTCTCCGAGCGCTCGCCGCTACCGATCGCTGCCGACGAGTCCTGTGTGACGCTCGAGGACATCCCACGGATTGCGGACCGCTGTGACATCGCGAACCTGAAACTGATGAAGTGCGGTGGCCTGCTCGAGGCGAAACGCATGATCCACGCCGCACGCGCCCACGGCCTCGAAGTCATGTGCGGCTGTATGACCGAGTCCAACGCCTCGATCGCTGCGGCCTGTCACCTCGCGCCGCTGCTGGACTACGCCGATCTGGACGGCTCGCTGCTGCTCGCCGACGACCCCTACGACGGCGTCCCGATGCCCGGCGGTCGGATCGATCTGGCGGGCCTCGAGCGGCCGGGGACGGGCGCGGTTCGCGAGTAG
- a CDS encoding DUF1611 domain-containing protein: protein MRVAILAHEKFPDRAKTALGVLRYADYEAAAVLDRESAGCRVNDFVPDVQDAPIVDGMTDLAADDVDALLIGISPIGGAFDESWRDDVRTALEYGCDVVSGLHYFLAEDEEFARLAAENDCELRDVRKPPEDLSVAEGVAGEADAEIVLTVGTDCSVGKMTTTMELARAAEEAGHDAAVIPTGQTGIMIEGWGNPIDRVVSDFTAGAVEEMILEKGDDHDYLFVEGQGCIVHPAYSAVTCGILHGSMPDKLVLCHNAGQEAIHGYESFALPDRRTYVDLYESLLAPVSGGEIVAGALNTSDLETDADAHEAIDEYATEIDAPATDVIRFGTDDVLEAIVE from the coding sequence ATGCGCGTCGCGATTCTCGCCCACGAGAAGTTTCCCGACCGAGCCAAGACCGCCCTCGGCGTCCTCCGGTACGCCGACTACGAAGCCGCGGCCGTCCTCGACCGCGAGTCGGCCGGCTGCCGCGTGAACGACTTCGTCCCGGACGTTCAGGACGCACCGATCGTCGACGGAATGACCGACCTCGCTGCCGACGACGTCGACGCCCTGTTGATCGGCATTTCCCCCATCGGCGGGGCGTTCGACGAGAGCTGGCGAGACGACGTTCGGACGGCCCTCGAGTACGGCTGCGACGTCGTCTCGGGACTGCACTACTTCCTCGCCGAGGACGAGGAGTTCGCCCGCCTCGCGGCCGAAAACGACTGCGAACTGCGGGACGTCCGCAAGCCGCCCGAAGACCTGTCCGTCGCCGAAGGCGTCGCCGGCGAGGCCGACGCCGAGATCGTCCTCACCGTCGGCACCGACTGTTCGGTCGGCAAGATGACGACGACGATGGAACTCGCGCGGGCGGCCGAAGAAGCCGGCCACGACGCGGCCGTGATCCCGACCGGCCAGACGGGGATCATGATCGAGGGCTGGGGGAACCCGATCGACCGCGTCGTCAGTGACTTCACCGCGGGCGCGGTCGAGGAGATGATCCTGGAAAAGGGCGACGACCACGACTACCTCTTCGTCGAGGGCCAGGGCTGCATCGTCCACCCGGCGTACTCGGCGGTCACCTGCGGGATCCTCCACGGGTCGATGCCGGACAAACTCGTCCTCTGTCACAACGCCGGCCAGGAGGCGATCCACGGCTACGAATCGTTCGCGCTCCCCGACCGACGGACGTACGTGGATCTCTACGAGTCGCTGTTGGCGCCAGTTTCGGGCGGCGAAATCGTCGCGGGCGCGCTGAATACTAGCGACCTCGAGACCGACGCCGACGCGCACGAGGCGATCGACGAGTATGCGACCGAGATCGACGCGCCCGCGACCGACGTGATTCGCTTCGGGACCGACGATGTTCTCGAGGCCATCGTCGAGTGA
- a CDS encoding ATP-binding protein: MILVVCGPPGAGKTTIATAVRDRLEARDESVPVRLHHSDDFSSRTYEQLFERARDDHREALTIVDGTFYEREWQTQFRTLDFREEIRFVTVTASLETCLERNRTRAEPIEEQGVHVVYREFDAPEDALEIDTDETSVGDAVDRIVGALESWGWLTDRAE; this comes from the coding sequence GTGATCCTCGTCGTCTGCGGGCCGCCGGGAGCGGGCAAGACCACCATCGCGACCGCGGTTCGGGATCGCCTCGAGGCCCGCGACGAATCCGTTCCCGTCCGACTCCATCACTCCGACGACTTCTCGAGTCGCACCTACGAGCAGTTGTTCGAGCGGGCCCGCGACGACCACCGCGAGGCGCTCACGATCGTCGACGGCACCTTCTACGAGCGCGAGTGGCAGACGCAGTTCCGGACGCTCGACTTCCGCGAGGAGATTCGCTTCGTCACCGTTACCGCGAGCCTCGAGACCTGCCTCGAGCGCAATCGAACCCGCGCGGAGCCGATCGAGGAACAGGGCGTCCACGTAGTCTACCGGGAGTTCGACGCGCCCGAGGACGCCCTCGAGATCGATACCGACGAGACGAGCGTCGGTGACGCGGTCGATCGGATCGTCGGCGCGCTCGAGTCGTGGGGCTGGCTGACCGATCGGGCCGAGTGA
- a CDS encoding DUF5802 family protein, which yields MFEVFSRSYYLGRLYVTPTDGDRALMHSEQHERINEEVYATGDGLERLDAPLVMKLESTHFPVHGDDAVPTNTLAVPEPMLEDTDVRNPPSLREVLLARRERAEQLLSWIGGWPGSDAGSGDDYPAAGT from the coding sequence ATGTTCGAGGTGTTTTCGCGGAGCTACTATCTCGGACGACTCTACGTGACCCCGACCGACGGGGACCGCGCACTCATGCACAGCGAGCAACACGAGCGGATCAACGAGGAGGTGTACGCGACCGGTGACGGTCTCGAGCGCCTCGACGCGCCGCTCGTGATGAAACTCGAGTCCACTCACTTCCCGGTCCACGGCGACGACGCCGTGCCGACGAACACGCTCGCCGTGCCCGAACCGATGCTCGAGGACACCGACGTGCGCAACCCACCCTCCCTGCGCGAGGTCCTGCTCGCCCGCCGCGAGCGCGCCGAGCAGTTGCTCTCGTGGATCGGCGGCTGGCCCGGCTCCGACGCCGGTTCAGGCGACGATTACCCCGCTGCCGGAACCTAA
- the gatD gene encoding Glu-tRNA(Gln) amidotransferase subunit GatD, producing the protein MNPGDRVRVDRADRTYEGVLLPSSTDDHLVVKLEGGYNVGVDRTEAEIETLEEDIYEIDGTDATGPEDGDASDEGADSEIEFDDDLPTISLLSTGGTIASTVDYRTGAVTAQFDAEDVLRAVPDLAGRANYRGRVVANILSENMDPPIWQDLARAVYEEIEAGADGVVVMHGTDTMQYSASALSFMLETPVPIVFTGSQRSADRPSSDNVMNAVSAVEAAKSDCAEVMVCMHASESDDVCALHRGTRVRKNHTSRRDAFETVGAAPLGEIDYDTEEIGFRRDYQQRGEADLELREELADDVELLKFTPGMDPAFLDVVEGSEGLILEGTGLGHVHTDLIPRIEELVEDGTTVVMTSQCLEGRVCDRVYDTGRDLLEAGVVEAGDTLPGTATVKLMWALENSEDVEEAMGTSLAGEIQERSVPWE; encoded by the coding sequence ATGAATCCAGGCGATCGCGTTCGCGTCGACCGCGCGGATCGCACGTACGAAGGCGTGTTGCTCCCCTCGAGTACGGACGACCACCTCGTGGTGAAACTCGAGGGCGGCTACAACGTCGGCGTCGACCGGACCGAGGCCGAGATCGAGACGCTCGAGGAGGACATCTACGAAATCGACGGGACCGACGCGACGGGGCCGGAAGATGGCGACGCCAGCGACGAGGGCGCCGACTCCGAGATCGAGTTCGACGACGACCTGCCGACGATCTCGCTGCTCTCGACGGGCGGAACGATCGCCTCGACGGTCGACTACCGCACGGGCGCGGTGACGGCCCAGTTCGACGCCGAGGACGTCCTGCGCGCGGTGCCCGATCTGGCGGGTCGCGCGAACTACCGCGGCCGCGTCGTCGCGAACATCCTCTCGGAGAATATGGACCCGCCAATATGGCAGGACCTCGCCCGCGCCGTGTACGAGGAGATCGAGGCCGGCGCCGACGGCGTCGTCGTCATGCACGGCACCGACACGATGCAGTACTCCGCGTCGGCGCTCTCGTTCATGCTCGAGACGCCCGTACCGATCGTCTTCACCGGCTCCCAGCGCTCGGCGGACCGGCCGTCCTCCGATAACGTGATGAACGCCGTCTCGGCCGTCGAGGCCGCCAAGAGCGACTGCGCGGAGGTCATGGTCTGCATGCACGCCTCCGAATCGGACGACGTCTGCGCGCTCCATCGGGGCACCCGCGTCCGGAAGAACCACACCTCGCGCCGGGACGCCTTCGAGACGGTCGGTGCGGCACCGCTGGGCGAGATCGACTACGACACGGAGGAGATCGGGTTCCGCCGCGACTACCAGCAGCGCGGCGAGGCCGATCTCGAACTCCGCGAGGAGCTCGCGGACGACGTCGAGCTGCTCAAGTTCACCCCGGGGATGGATCCCGCGTTTCTCGACGTCGTCGAGGGTAGCGAGGGGCTGATCCTCGAGGGCACCGGACTCGGCCACGTCCACACCGATCTGATCCCCCGCATCGAGGAGCTCGTCGAGGACGGGACGACGGTCGTCATGACCAGCCAATGTCTCGAGGGCCGGGTCTGCGACCGGGTCTACGACACCGGCCGGGACCTGCTCGAGGCCGGCGTCGTCGAGGCCGGCGACACGCTGCCGGGAACGGCGACGGTGAAGCTGATGTGGGCCCTCGAGAACAGCGAGGACGTCGAGGAGGCGATGGGGACGTCGCTGGCCGGCGAGATCCAGGAGCGGTCGGTTCCCTGGGAATAA
- a CDS encoding metalloregulator ArsR/SmtB family transcription factor — protein MDSAALLDLLGNENRRRILRLLARKPCYVTEISDYLGVSPKAVIEHLRKLEEAGLIESRVDDQRRKYFHIARNVRLEVNVSPYGFASKSAYPASSSFDLTTCRHLSLDVAWEDADGLDDLLRALEDLEQLENELSLAQRWVQGRLCDVLDRISESVGTGPESRIYADLLASIRTEPKSVGELSEDVDAPREVVADLLESMADEGIVRRTERGWELTTG, from the coding sequence ATGGACTCCGCCGCATTACTGGATTTGCTGGGGAACGAAAATCGGAGACGTATTCTCCGGTTGCTCGCCCGCAAACCCTGTTACGTCACGGAAATCTCTGATTACCTCGGCGTGAGTCCGAAGGCGGTCATCGAACACTTGCGCAAACTCGAGGAGGCGGGACTGATCGAGAGTCGAGTCGACGACCAGCGCCGGAAATACTTTCATATCGCGCGCAACGTCCGCCTCGAGGTGAACGTCTCACCGTACGGCTTCGCGAGCAAGAGCGCCTATCCCGCCAGCAGCAGCTTCGACTTGACGACCTGTCGCCACCTCTCGTTAGACGTCGCCTGGGAGGATGCCGACGGACTCGACGACCTCCTGCGGGCCCTCGAGGACTTAGAACAGCTCGAGAACGAACTCTCGCTCGCCCAACGGTGGGTACAGGGGCGACTCTGTGACGTCCTCGATCGTATCTCAGAGAGCGTCGGTACCGGTCCTGAGAGCCGTATCTACGCCGATCTACTGGCGAGCATCCGAACGGAACCGAAATCCGTCGGGGAACTCAGCGAGGACGTCGACGCGCCCCGCGAGGTCGTCGCCGACCTCCTCGAGTCGATGGCCGACGAAGGAATCGTCCGCCGCACCGAACGCGGCTGGGAGCTGACGACGGGTTAG
- a CDS encoding Vms1/Ankzf1 family peptidyl-tRNA hydrolase, with protein MLDALLGRASLKERIDELEEKNERLRNRYEAESERRSEAATARQDAEERVNRLEDRIAQLEGELEQLEGDEAGLSVRRRERLRGSRLEAVVDRLASFRTGPEGALTAILREDESSETLAEEFDVDLETPLGDRAALVDEAAPCVLCLDDAGLIAATLEPPAMPDRALEDDSRIAWDDRFRFEREWFLPTGRYALALVRTDLFALGTYEDGDRVDYRGFESDVKGNHSKGGFSQARFERIRDDQIDDHLERCREALSERVDDGDRLYLAGQRGVVETLAEDASLEPAGTAAVDATGDPKSALEDAHRSFWTAEFRAF; from the coding sequence ATGCTGGACGCGTTACTCGGCCGTGCCTCGCTCAAGGAGCGCATCGACGAACTCGAGGAGAAAAACGAGCGGCTGCGAAACCGGTACGAGGCCGAATCCGAGCGCCGATCGGAGGCGGCCACCGCCCGACAGGACGCCGAGGAGCGGGTCAACCGCCTCGAGGACCGCATCGCCCAGCTCGAGGGCGAACTCGAGCAACTCGAAGGCGACGAGGCCGGCCTCTCCGTCCGCCGTCGCGAACGGCTCCGAGGAAGCCGACTCGAGGCGGTCGTCGACCGCCTGGCGTCGTTTCGCACCGGCCCGGAGGGCGCGCTGACGGCGATTCTCCGCGAGGACGAGAGCAGCGAGACGCTCGCCGAGGAGTTCGACGTCGACCTCGAGACGCCGCTTGGCGACCGCGCCGCGCTCGTCGACGAAGCCGCCCCGTGCGTGCTCTGTCTCGACGATGCCGGGCTGATCGCCGCCACGCTCGAGCCGCCGGCGATGCCCGACCGCGCCCTCGAGGACGACTCGCGAATCGCCTGGGACGATCGCTTTCGGTTCGAGCGCGAGTGGTTCCTGCCGACCGGCCGGTACGCGCTCGCGCTCGTCCGGACCGACCTGTTCGCCCTCGGCACCTACGAGGACGGCGACCGCGTCGACTACCGCGGCTTCGAGAGCGACGTCAAGGGGAACCACTCGAAGGGCGGCTTCTCGCAGGCCCGCTTCGAGCGCATCCGCGACGATCAGATCGACGACCACCTCGAGCGCTGCCGAGAAGCGCTGTCCGAGCGCGTCGACGACGGGGACCGGTTATACCTCGCCGGCCAGCGCGGCGTCGTCGAGACGCTCGCCGAGGACGCGAGCCTCGAGCCGGCCGGGACCGCCGCCGTCGACGCGACTGGCGATCCGAAATCGGCCCTCGAGGACGCCCACCGGTCGTTCTGGACGGCCGAGTTTCGGGCGTTCTGA
- a CDS encoding DUF456 domain-containing protein, with protein MSDRSDEVTESRDTDDLLEETESLLSGSDVEADSGTGAASTPEDRPEASGDVGAIDDPLGSGTLQSSDEPAPSTAAPAESSSSWLGRLRDRLTPGRSPGDYFSPRAFLALVLLVGAGLVGGGMLIPFAGRMLGMLGVAFVVGLLTSKRRYLEMGAAGTAVGGVSAVLSHAVLAIAGSTQAVLAVGVTIGLVGCLLGYYFGRDLRNGLTQDIE; from the coding sequence ATGAGCGATCGCTCGGACGAGGTCACCGAGAGCCGGGACACCGACGACCTCTTAGAGGAGACCGAGAGCCTGCTCTCGGGGTCGGACGTCGAGGCCGATTCCGGGACCGGAGCGGCGTCGACGCCGGAGGATCGGCCGGAGGCTAGCGGGGACGTCGGGGCGATCGACGACCCGCTCGGCTCCGGCACGCTGCAGTCGTCCGACGAACCCGCGCCGTCGACGGCCGCGCCCGCGGAGTCGTCTAGCTCGTGGCTCGGACGGTTGCGTGACCGACTTACGCCGGGGCGCTCGCCAGGCGACTACTTCTCGCCGCGGGCGTTTCTCGCGCTGGTGCTCCTCGTCGGCGCCGGGCTGGTCGGCGGCGGGATGCTGATCCCGTTCGCCGGCCGAATGCTCGGCATGCTCGGCGTCGCCTTCGTCGTCGGTCTGCTCACCTCGAAACGGCGCTACCTCGAGATGGGCGCCGCCGGGACCGCCGTCGGCGGCGTATCGGCCGTGCTCAGCCACGCTGTCCTCGCGATCGCCGGCTCCACGCAGGCCGTCCTCGCCGTCGGCGTGACGATCGGGCTGGTCGGCTGTCTGCTGGGCTACTACTTCGGACGCGATCTGCGAAACGGGCTCACCCAGGATATCGAATAA